A window of Mucilaginibacter paludis DSM 18603 contains these coding sequences:
- a CDS encoding class I SAM-dependent methyltransferase: MKTDSTQRFTDRVSNYVKYRPSYPKEAINYLISECELNPGSKIADVGSGTGIFSALLLDKGYTVYGVEPNEDMRLSAESLFSENKNFISVTGTAEDTTLTTHSMDLIICAQAFHWFNAEETQKEFKRILKDDSKYVALIWNNRLTHVDPFAKSYDQLLQDKGTDYKEVNHQHLKGVNFQSFFKYGEYTLSKFANKQTFDYEGLSGRAFSSSYVPAEHTDAGIEFARLLKELFNQYHVNGQIEMRYETEIYLGKVC; encoded by the coding sequence ATGAAAACAGATTCAACCCAGCGTTTTACAGACCGGGTGAGCAATTACGTAAAATACCGGCCCTCATACCCAAAAGAGGCTATTAATTACCTGATATCAGAATGCGAATTAAATCCCGGTTCCAAAATTGCTGATGTAGGCTCCGGAACGGGGATATTCTCAGCGCTGTTACTGGATAAAGGCTATACTGTTTACGGGGTGGAACCGAATGAGGATATGCGCCTTTCGGCGGAGAGCTTGTTCAGCGAAAACAAAAACTTTATTTCTGTTACCGGAACAGCGGAAGATACCACCTTGACGACGCATAGCATGGATCTGATTATTTGCGCCCAGGCTTTTCATTGGTTTAATGCGGAAGAAACTCAAAAAGAGTTTAAGCGAATACTCAAAGACGACAGCAAGTACGTGGCCCTGATCTGGAATAACCGCCTTACCCATGTCGATCCCTTCGCCAAATCCTATGATCAACTTTTACAAGACAAAGGCACAGATTATAAAGAGGTAAACCACCAACATTTAAAGGGAGTAAATTTTCAAAGCTTTTTTAAATATGGGGAATACACGCTTAGCAAGTTTGCCAACAAGCAAACTTTCGATTACGAAGGTTTATCAGGCAGGGCGTTTTCCTCATCCTACGTTCCTGCGGAGCATACCGATGCCGGGATTGAATTTGCCCGCTTGTTAAAAGAGCTATTTAACCAATACCACGTTAATGGACAGATTGAGATGAGATATGAAACCGAAATTTACCTTGGTAAGGTTTGCTAA
- a CDS encoding aldose 1-epimerase family protein: protein MTTIENKYFKVSISPQGAQLTSVFNKTDQTEHLWQADPAIWPWHAPNLFPIVGGTVNNQLHVDGVAYPTTRHGFTRTSTFQLVEASDKHAKFSLPFSEKTLAIYPYKFEFQIIYTLIDNALRVCYKVINQDDKPIYFSVGGHPAFNVPFYPGENYEDYYLEFEQQEPLITHTISPDGNLSGLTEPVVLHDRKLRLTKELFANDALVFKNIKSKEITIRSDKHDKFLSVQYPHFAHMGIWAKRGADFVCIEPWLGYSDTEGIVTDIKRKEAIQRLEYGHVFEVDFFISTSY from the coding sequence ATGACTACAATTGAGAATAAATATTTCAAGGTATCGATCAGCCCGCAGGGGGCGCAACTAACCTCGGTTTTTAACAAAACAGATCAGACGGAGCACTTATGGCAAGCCGACCCGGCAATATGGCCCTGGCATGCGCCAAACTTGTTTCCGATAGTTGGCGGTACAGTGAATAATCAATTACATGTTGATGGTGTAGCTTACCCAACAACCAGGCATGGCTTTACCCGTACTTCAACTTTTCAGCTGGTAGAAGCAAGCGATAAGCACGCTAAGTTTTCGTTACCTTTCAGCGAAAAAACACTGGCCATTTATCCTTACAAATTTGAGTTTCAAATTATTTATACCTTGATAGATAATGCGTTAAGAGTTTGTTACAAGGTAATAAACCAGGATGATAAGCCTATTTATTTTTCTGTTGGCGGCCACCCGGCTTTTAACGTTCCTTTTTATCCGGGTGAGAATTATGAAGATTATTATCTTGAATTTGAGCAACAAGAACCACTGATAACTCATACCATATCCCCGGATGGAAATCTTTCCGGCTTAACAGAGCCCGTTGTTCTGCATGATAGAAAGCTCCGCTTAACCAAAGAGCTTTTTGCTAACGATGCCCTGGTTTTTAAAAATATCAAATCAAAAGAAATAACCATCAGAAGTGATAAGCACGATAAGTTTTTATCGGTACAATATCCGCATTTTGCACATATGGGCATTTGGGCTAAACGGGGGGCAGATTTTGTTTGTATTGAACCTTGGCTGGGATACTCGGATACCGAAGGGATAGTTACCGATATCAAACGAAAGGAAGCTATACAGCGACTTGAATACGGGCACGTGTTTGAAGTTGATTTTTTCATTTCTACCAGTTATTAA